A genomic region of Miscanthus floridulus cultivar M001 chromosome 3, ASM1932011v1, whole genome shotgun sequence contains the following coding sequences:
- the LOC136542869 gene encoding uncharacterized protein, which translates to MDAPCLQRLLVFEGTNKMDISVISAPRLEIFGKLFDNFPKLQFSGTNFQESTIVSVTIVVHSLKVLALSDAKLSLDAVIDLLKCFPNLEKLYIEASVENARYHKCRKLIGTLDIRLRKIVLGNYQGSKSHINFAKFFVSFAKVLESMRLESDVGNISKAWIARQRRLLNINKRASSGARFNFVPPKIFTGSLDDLRALQVHDLSTTDPFQRIL; encoded by the exons ATGGACGCGCCATGTCTGCAGAGATTGCTAGTTTTTGAAGGAACCAATAAGATGGACATCTCGGTGATCTCTGCACCAAGATTGGAAATTTTTGGAAAACTCTTTGACAACTTTCCCAAACTTCAGTTTAGCGGCACGAATTTTCAG GAATCAACCATTGTTAGCGTGACGATTGTGGTACACAGTTTGAAGGTTCTAGCTTTGTCTGATGCGAAACTTTCCTTGGATGCGGTTATTGACTTACTCAAGTGCTTTCCCAACTTGGAGAAGTTGTACATCGAG GCTTCTGTGGAAAATGCAAGGTATCACAAATGCCGGAAACTTATTGGCACCCTAGACATCCGCCTGAGGAAAATTGTGCTAGGAAACTATCAAGGCAGCAAGTCACATATTAACTTTGCCAAATTCTTTGTGTCATTTGCGAAAGTGTTGGAGTCAATGAGGCTTGAGTCAGATGTTGGAAACATTAGCAAAGCTTGGATTGCAAGACAACGTAGGCTGCTCAATATCAACAAGAGGGCTTCTAGCGGTGCACGGTTCAATTTTGTACCTCCTAAAATATTCACCGGTTCACTTGACGATCTGCGTGCTTTACAAGTACATGATCTATCAACGACCGACCCTTTTCAAAGAATACTGTAA